Genomic window ([Empedobacter] haloabium):
GAAGATCCTGTCGCGCGAGTACGATCCCCGTCCGCTGCCGCTGGATGCCAAGCGCGGCGCCCTGATCGGCATGGGCATGACGGAGAAGCAGGGCGGCTCGGACGTGCGCAGCAACACCACCCGTGCGCTGCCGGTGCCGCCGGGCGAGGCCCGCGCGCTGTTCGGCGAAGACGGCGAGGACGTCTATCGGCTGGTGGGCCACAAGTGGTTCTTCTCGGCGCCGCAGTCGGATGCGCACCTGGTGCTGGCACAGACGGACGACGGCGGCAGCGCCGGCCTGTCGTGCTTCCTGGTGCCGCGCTTCCTGCCGGACGGCGGCCGCAATGGCGTGCGCGTGCAACGCCTGAAGGACAAGGTGGGCAACCGTTCCAACGCATCGTCCGAGGTGGAGTTTACCAATGCGTACGGTTGGCTGTTGGGCCAGCCGGGGCGCGGCATTCCGACGATCCTGGAGATGGGCAGCCACACGCGCCTGGACTGCGTGCTGGGCAGCGCCGGCACGATGCGTGCGGCGCTGACGCACGCGCTGCACCACGCGCGGCGGCGCCAGGCGTTCGGCAAGCCGCTGGCGCAGCAGCCGCTGATGCGCAACGTGCTGGCCGACCTGGCGCTGGAATCGGAGGCGGCCACCGCGTTCGCGCTGCGCCTGGCCCGTTGCTTCGACCATCCGGACGATCCGGCCGAGGCGGCGCTGGCGCGCCTGTTGACGCCGGCCGGCAAGTACTGGATCTGCAAGCGCGGTCCGGCGTTCGGCGCGGAGGCGATGGAGGTGCTGGGCGGCAGCGGCTACGTCGAGGACGGCCCGTTGGGCCGCTTGTACCGGGAGCTGCCCGTCAACTCGATCTGGGAAGGTTCCGGCAACGTCATGTGCCTGGACCTGCTGCGCGCGCTGGCGAAGTCGCCCGCCGCCGGCGCGGCGCTGGCCGCGGAACTGGCGGCCGCCGGCGACGCCAATGCCGACTACGTTGCCTTTGTCGCGGCACTGAAGGTGGCGCTGGCGCAGGCGCCGGCCAGTACCGACGGCGAGTTCGGCGCGCGCGTGCTGGCCGAACGCATCGTGCTGGCGGTGCAGGCGTCGCTGCTGCTGCGGCACGCGCCGGCCTATGTGTCGTCCGCCTTCGTCGCTTCACGCCTGGCGCGCGAGCCGGGTGGGGCGTTCGGCCGCCTGCCCGCAGGGACGGATTGCGCTGCGATCCTGGCGCGCGCGCTGCTGGAGCCGGACGCGGCACCGTAAAACATGGACAGCGCTTGCCCCGGGCTGGGATAATGCATGCAATCCCGCATAACACTTGAACAAAATGAAACAAGATCCGCGCTTCCCGAACCTGTTTATCACCGACCATCCGCTGATTCAGCACAAGCTGAGCCACATGCGCGACAAGGCCACGTCGACCCGCACCTTCCGCGAGCTGCTGAAGGAGATCACGCTGCTGATGGGCTATGAGATCACGCGCGACCTGCCGCTGACCACGCGCGAGATCGAGACGCCGCTGATGACGATCGACGCGCCCGTCATCGCCGGCAAGAAGCTGGCCGTGGTGCCGATCCTGCGTGCCGGCATCGGCATGAGCGATGGACTGCTGAACCTGGTGCCGTCGGCGCGCGTGGGCCATATCGGCGTGTTCCGCGATCCGGACACGCACCAGCCGGTCGAATACCTGGTGCGCCTGCCGGACCTGGTGGACCGCATCTTCATCCTGTGCGACCCGATGGTCGCCACCGGCAATTCGGCCGTGCATGCCGTGGACGTGCTGAAGAACCGCGGCGTGAGCGACGACCAGATCATCTTCCTGGCGCTGGTGGCGGCGCCGGAAGGCATCGAGGTATTCCAGAAGTCGCACCCGAACGTGAAGATCTACTGCGCCTCGCTGGATTCGCACCTGAACGAGCATGCCTACATCGTGCCGGGCCTGGGCGACGCCGGCGACCGCATCTTCGGCACCAAGTAACCATGGCCACGCCCGCCGATCCCGCGTTCCGCCAGCATCTGCAGGCGCTGGCGGACAAGTACCGCGCCAGCATCCCGCAGCGGCTCGCGGCGATCGGCGCGGCGCTCGATGCGGCGGGGCCCATGCCCGCCGTGGCGCAACTGGCGCCGCTGCACGAAGCGTTGCACACGGTGGCGGGCTCCGCCGGCTCGTTCGGCTTTCATGCGCTGGGTGACGAGGCGCGCCGGTTGGAACAGCTGTTGCGCGAGACGATGGCGGGGACGGCGGCATTCGCCGACGTGGCACCGCAAGTGCGGCGCTACCTGGACTGGGCCAATGACGATCCCACAGGCGCCACAATCAGCGCGCACGATTGATGCAGGTCAAACACCGCGTTGGATTATTGTCTATAGTTACACACATACCGGGCGAAACAGCAGCTTCGGGTGGGAAACGCAGCGATTTTGCCGTAGTTCATGAGCGTTACATGACCGTTTCATGACATTCGGACCGAATTCTTGCTGCCAGGCCACCTTCTAGCTCGTCTGTAGCAATTATTTTCGCAAAAACGTGCTGAAACCGTGACTCGTGACGTGCTTTTGGCGCCGTATTCGGTATAATGCGGGATCGTTTAGATTCAAGAGTAGTGCAGTTAGTCTGCCATTGCATACTTGCTTCAAACGATATCACGGGCGCAAGCTCATTTAACTGTAATAGGAATTGTAATGGCAACTGGTATCGTAAAATGGTTCAATGATTCGAAGGGTTTTGGCTTCATCACCCCTGACGAAGGCGGCGAAGATCTGTTCGCTCACTTCTCGGCGATCCAAACCACCGGCTTCAAATCTCTGCAAGAGAACCAACGCGTATCTTTCGAAGTGACCGCTGGTCCGAAAGGCAAGCAAGCTTCGAACATTCAGCCTCTGTAATACGCTGGATCTAACGAAATAAAAAATCCTCGGTTTCCGAGGATTTTTTTTCGCCTGTACGTCTCGCACACGCCCGGCGCGCCCGTCCCCGCCTGTCCGCCGCGACAGCCGAGCCTGTGTCCCACCACGGTGTCAGTCACCGAAACGGTACACGAACTCAGCCGTGCGTCGCGGCCGCGTCGCGGTCGCTGCCTGACACAAGCGCACGTCGGGCCGCACACCGCGCCGGCACCCGTCCACGGCCGGGCTCGTGTCCCACAATGGTGACTGACCCCGGGGTGGACACGAACTCTGCCGTCAGAATCGCGTCGTCAGCCCCGGCCCCAATACCCCGGCTGCGCATAGCTGCGCCGCAGGAAGTCGACGAAGGTGCGAATGCGCAGCGGCAGGTGGCGCCGCTGCGCGAAGACGGCATAGATGTCGTTGCCCGGCGCCGAGTAGCCATCCAGCACCGTCTGCAAGCGGCCCGCCTCGATGTCCGCGCCGACCTCCCACATCGACCGCCACGCCAGGCCCTTGCCAGCCAGCACCCAGTCATGCAGCACGGCGCCGTCGTTGCAGCTCATGTTGCCCGTCACTTTCAGGGTGACGGTCTTGCCGCCGTCGCGGAAGGTCCAGCCGCGCTGGCTGCCTTCGCTGCTGATCGCCATGCAGTTGTGCTTGGCGAGATCGTCCAGTGTCTGCGGCGCGCCATGACGCTTCAGGTAGGCCGGGGTGGCCACCACCACGCGGTGGTTGTCCGCCAGCTTGACGCTGACGAGGTTCGAGTCCGACAGGCTGGCAATGCGGATCGCCACGTCGACGCCTTCGCCGATCAGGTCCACCACGCGGTCGTTCAGGTTCAAGGTGACGGTCACGTCGCGGTGCTCTGCCAGGAACGACGGCACCAGCGGCGCCACGTGCTGGCGGCCGAAGCCGGCCGGCGCCGAGACAAGCAGGTGACCGGTCGCACGCGCGCTGCGTTCGGACACCGCCGCCTCGGCCGATTCCAGCTCGGCCAGGATGCGCTGGCAGTCTTCCAGAAACGCGGTGCCTTCATCCGTCAGCGCCAGCTTGCGCGTGGTACGCTGGAGCAGTTTGACGCCCAGGCGCTGCTCCAGCGCATCCAGGCGGCGGCCGATCACGGCCGGTGCGATACCCTCGGCGCGGGCGGCGGCGGACAGGCTGCCGCGGGCGACGACTTCGACAAAGGTGGAGATCTGACGGAACTGTCCCATAACGCGATCTGTGACAAAAACGCACAGATGAAGTGATTAATTGTCTTGTTTATGTAAGTGTCCGGTCAATATACTGGATTACATTGCATCGCACCATATCACAAACCCAAGGAGATTCAGATGAGCAGCATTTCCCTTCCCGCAGGCATGGAAATCACGGGCGAGATCGCGCCCGGCTATGAACGCGTGCTGACGCCCGAGGCGCTGGCGCTCGTCGCCAAGCTGTCGCGCGAGTTCGAGCCGCGCCGGCAGCAATTGCTGGCCGCGCGCGTCGAGCGCGCGCGCCGCCTGGACGCCGGCGAGCGTCCCGACTTCCTGGCCGAGACCGCGCACATCCGCGCCGGCGACTGGAAGATCGCGCCGATTCCGAAGGCACTGGAATGCCGCCGCGTCGAGATCACGGGCCCGGTCGAACGCAAGATGGTCATCAACGCCCTGAACTCCGGTGCGGACAGCTACATGACCGACTTCGAGGACTCGAACACGCCGAACTGGCGCAACCAGATCGACGGCCAGATCAACATGATGGATGCGGTGCGCAAGACCATCACCCTGGAGCAGAACGGCAAGTCCTACAAGCTGAACGACAAGACGGCCACGCTGGTGGTGCGTCCGCGCGGCTGGCACCTGGACGAGAAGCACGTGCTGGTGGACGGCAAGCGCGTCTCCGGCGGCATCTTCGACTTCGCGCTGTTCATGTTCCACAACGCCAAGGAGCAGCTGGCGCGCGGCGCCGGTCCGTACTTCTACCTGCCGAAGATGGAATCGCACCTGGAAGCGCGGCTGTGGAACGACATCTTCGTGATGACGCAGAACGAGCTGGGCCTGCCGCAGGGCACGATCAAGGCGACCGTGCTGATCGAGACCATCCTGGCCGCGTTCGAGATGGACGAGATCCTGTACGAACTGCGCGAGCACAGCTCCGGCCTGAACGCCGGCCGCTGGGACTACATCTTCAGCTGCATCAAGAAATTCAAGGTGGACCAGGAGTTCTGCCTGGCCGAGCGTCCGAAAGTGACGATGACGGCGCCGTTCATGCGCGCCTACGCGCTGCTGCTCTTGAAGACCTGCCACAAGCGCGGCGCGCCGGCGATCGGCGGCATGTCGGCCCTGATCCCGATCAAGAACGATCCGGAAAAGAACGAGGTGGCGATGGGCGGCGTGCGCAACGACAAGGCGCGCGACGCCACCGACGGCTACGACGGCGGCTGGGTTGCGCACCCGGGCCTGGTCGACCTGGCCATGACGGAATTCAAGAAGGTGCTGGGCGACGCGCCGAACCAGATCGGCAAGCAGCGTCCGGACGTCGAGGTGACGGCCGCCGACCTGCTGAACTTCCAGCCGGAAGCGCCGATCACGGAAGCGGGCCTGCGCTACAACATCAACGTCGGCATCCACTACCTGGGCAGCTGGCTGGGCGGCAACGGCTGCGTGCCGATCCACAACCTGATGGAGGATGCGGCGACGGCCGAGATCAGCCGCTCGCAGGTGTGGCAGTGGATCCGCTCCAGCAAGGGCGTGCTGGAAGACGGCCGCAAGGTCACGGCCGAGATGGTGCGCGCCATGATCGCGGAGGAACTGCCGAAAGTGCAGGGCGCCGCACCGGACGGTTCCAGCCCGAACTACGCCCGCGCCGCCGCCATCTTCGAAGAGATGTCGACCTCCGAGCAATTCGCCGAGTTCCTGACCCTGCCGCTGTACGAGGAAATCTAAGGACGCGGGCGCTGGCTCAGACGTTGCGCTGGGCCAGCGCGGGCCGCGCCAGGAATTCCTTCAGCCTGGCCTCGTCGATGCGGTGCCCGCCGATCCGGCGCAGCAGTGCGTCGATGCGGTCGGTGCCCCAGAACAGCTCGTTCTGGTAGGCGAACGTGGGCACGCCGAACACGCCGCGGCCGATCGCGGCCTCCGTGGCCGCGATCAACTGCTGCTTGACGTCAGGCGTCGCCGCGGCCACCTGCAGCGCCTCGCCGTTCAGGTCGCAATCCTTGGCCACCTGGCGCAGCACGGCGGCATCCGAAATATCCAGCCCCTTTTCCCACGCAGCCTGGGCCAGCGCGAACGCGAAGCGCTTGCGGCTGGTCGCGGACGGCACGCAGCTCAGCATGCGCAGCGCCAGCAACGGGTTGAACGGATGGCCCGGCGGGCCGCGAAACTCCAGCCCCTGCGCGTCGGCCAGCCGCATCACGTCGCGGAACGTCAGCTCGCGCTTGGCCGGCACCTCCGCCGGTCCCTTGATGCCGTGCGCCTTCAACATCCCTGCCAACAGCACGGGCTCGATCGCCACGTGCACGCCCGTCGCTTCGATACGGGCAAGCTGTTTCGTGGCCAGCCACACGAACGGACTGATCGGGTCGAAATAGAAGTGGACCGTTTCCATGGTTTCCTCAAGTCAGAAAGTGTTTTTCCATTGCCGCAGCGCGGTAAACACGGCCAGCGGCGAGGCGTCCAGCGTCACCTTGCCCGCCTGTGTCAGCGTGCGCGCGATGGCGCGCTCGCGGTAGCGCAGGAACGGATTGGTCGCGCGCTCCAGGCCGATCGTGCTGGGCACCGTGGGCTCGCCGCGCTCGCGCTTGGCGGTGTCGACGTCGATGCGCTCGCACAGCGCCGCATTGTCCGGTTCGACCGCGGCGGCGAAGCGCAGGTTCGCCAGCGTGTATTCGTGCGCACAGTACACCTGCGTGCCGGGCGGCAGCGCGGCCAGCTTGTCCAGCGAGGCCGCCATCTGTTCCGGCGTGCCCTCGAAGATGCGGCCGCAGCCGCCGGCAAACAGGGTGTCGCCGCAGAACACCATCGGCGTTGCGCCCTCATGCACGTAAGCGATATGACCTTTCGTATGGCCTGGCACATCGAGCACCGTCAAGGCCAGCGCCAGCCCCGGCACCTGGACGGTATCGCCTTCGACCAGCGGGTCGGTCACGGCGGCGATGCCGTCACCGGCAGGACCGAACACGGGCACGGCGTAATGCTGCAATAATTGTGGCACGCCCCCGATGTGGTCAGCATGGTGGTGGGTGAGTAGAATGGCATGCAGGGACAGGCCTTGGCGCTCGAGCGCGGCCAGCACCGGGCCGGCGTCGCCAGGGTCGACGATGGCCGCGTGACGGCCGTCATGAATGAGCCACAGATAATTGTCGTTGAACGCTGGAACGGCCAGGACGTGCAGGGGTGTCGTCATCGGTTCTTTAAAATGGAACGCACAGGGAACGCATGGATAGCGCAACATCCGAAAAATCCATTATAGCGCTGGACAGCTGGCTGCAAACGCCGGCCGGCGCCTACGTGCGCGCCTGGGAGCAGCGCCTGCTGGACGAGCTGACGGCCGATATCTTCGGCTTCAACGCCCTGCAGATCGGCACGCCGCAGATCGACGCGCTGGCGGCCAGCCGCATGCCGCACAAATGGCTGGCCGAGACGCGCACGCAGGGCGGACTGGCGCCCGAGGGACGCGCCGTCGCGCTGACCTTCGACTCGGCCGAGCTGCCGTTCGCGTCGCAAAGCCTGGACCTGGTCGTGCTGCCGCACGTGCTCGAGTTCGCCGCCGAGCCGCACCAGGTACTGCGCGAAGTGGAGCGGGTGCTGATTCCGGAAGGTCAGCTGATCATCTGCGGCTTCAATCCGGCCAGCCTGTGGGGCCTGCGCCAGGTCACGGCGCGCGTCACCGGCGCGCACTACCTGCCCGAGGCGGGGGAATTCATTTCTATGCCGCGCATCAAAGACTGGTTAAAATTGCTGAACATGGGCGTCAGCCACAGCCATTTCGGCTGTTACGCGCCCGCCTGCCGCACGGAGCCCTGGCTCGCCCGCTATGCCTTCATGGACCGCGCGGGCACGCGCTGGTGGCCTTACTTCGGTGCCGTCTACCTCGTCCAGGCCATCAAGCGGGTCAAGGGCATGCGCCTGATCGGCCCGGCGTGGAGCAAGAAGTCGGCCAAGGCGCCGGTCGCCGTACCGGCCGCCAACAAGCACCGCCAGGCCGACGAGCAGGAAACCATAGCGTCGCAATAAGGTCGAACAAGATATGAATAGTGAGCAGTACGTGGACAAGGTGGAGATTTTTACGGACGGGGCCTGCAAGGGCAACCCCGGCACGGGCGGCTGGGGCGCGCTGATGGTGGCCGGCGCGGCCGAGAAGGAGCTGTTCGGTGGCGAGCTGAACACGACCAATAACCGCATGGAGCTGAAGGCCGTGATCGAGTCGCTGAACGCGCTCAAGCGTCCCTGCGAAGTGGTGCTGCACACCGACAGCCAGTACGTGCAGAAGGGTATCAGCGAATGGATCCATGGCTGGAAGGCGCGTGGCTGGCGCACCTCCACCAAGGAGCCGGTGAAGAACGCCGACCTGTGGCAGGCGCTGGACACGGCCCAGGCCGTGCACAAGGTCGACTGGCGCTGGGTGCGCGGCCACAACGGCCATCCCGGCAACGAGCGGGCCGACATGCTGGCCAACCGCGGCGTCGAAACGGTCCGCCGCAAGTAACCCGGGCGCCGCGTTTGCTATACTGCGCGGCTGTCTTCTTTACTCATCCAACACATGCGTCAGATCGTTCTCGATACCGAAACCACCGGTATCAATCCCAAGCTGGGCAACCGCGTCATCGAGATCGGTTGCGTCGAGCTGGTCAACCGCAAGCTGACGGGCAATAACTTCCACCGTTACATCAACCCGGAACGCGATTCGGAAGAGGGCGCGCTGGCGGTGCACGGCCTGACGACCGAATTCCTCAGCGACAAACCGCGCTTCCATGAGATCGTCGAGGAACTGCGCGAGTACATCCGCGGCGCCGAAGTCATCATCCACAACGCGCCGTTCGACCTGGGCTTCCTGAACCACGAGTTCCGCATGCTGAACCTGCCGCCGTTCGACGAGCACATCGGCGGCGTCATCGACACGCTGGTGCAGGCCAAGGAACTACGGCCCGGCAAGCGCAATTCGCTGGACGCACTGTGCGATTTCTATGGCATCTCGAACGCGCACCGCAAGCTGCACGGCGCGCTGCTCGACGCGGAGCTGCTGGCCGACGTCTACCTGTCGATGACGCGTGGCCAGAACAGCCTGGGCATGGACATCGAGGAAGAGACGTCCGGCGGCACCATTCAACTGGAGCAGGTTGCGCTGGCCGAGATCCTGGTGGTGCGTGCATCGAGCGAGGAAGCGGCCGCGCACGAGGAATTGTTGAACGGCCTGGACAAGGCGATCAAGGGAACTTGCATCTGGCGTACGCCGGTTGCTTGAAGTCCCTTGACGGGACGCAAGTGCCCACCTATAATAATGCTTCTTCGGGAGGTTAGCTCAGGGGTAGAGCACTGCATTCACACTGCAGGGGTCGCAAGTTCGAAACTTGCACTTCCCACCAGAATTCGCTGTGCTATCAAAGGCTTGCAACGTTCAGTTGCAGGCCTTTTTTGTTTTGTCCGAAAACATTCCGAAAATCCTCCTTGGACATTGGCGTACTTCACCAGCTCGGCAGGGCGCCAGGGCTTCCCATCAGTGACCACATCGTCCGGGGGAGGGCGGTCGCGCATGCACGCATGCTTCGTTCGATTAGCTCTCAATAGAACCAACACGTGTAGCGAGGATTCATGGCAAAAGCGCCCTTTGTCGAAGACCAAAGGCTTAAACACTTATTGAACGTTCCAGGTGTCAGCGGCGAGTTCCCAGTCCGGAATGGAGTCTTGCTGATGTGCGTCCATGGCTTTTTGAAGTTCGCTAGCCCGGAAGTACGTGACTACCCGTTTGGTTAGGTTAGGTTAGGCTAGGTGAGACCGCATAAGGTATCAGATATTTCGACCCAATGTTACTTTTGGTGAGTTTCTCTTGCTTGTGTTTTGGTATGATTAGTTTTCTGCAATATCAAGTTGATCTGCAGTAACAGCTGAAATATGAGGGATTCTAATATGGACGTACATATTCAAACACCGAAAATAACGCCGACCGGCATGTCGCAGTTGGTGCTAACATTGCAGTACATTAAGCAAAGCCCTAACTTTGCATTGTTCTATCCGAATATGGATGGTATCACGATCAATATTGGAAACCTGCCTACGACAGCCCTGCCATTGTCAGGACAGGTCAATTGGAATCCTTACCAAGGGTTGCAGGTAATTTCGGACACAGGTATTCTCGGGGTGCAGTCGCCTGCGATGGGTCTGGTTCATGAAATTGCTCACGTCATTTTTGGTCACAATGAGGCACAAGCGACAGCATTCGAAACACGTGTGGCCCTTGATTTGGGAGAGCCGACTCGCGCAAATTACGGCGCTACCGGCAGTGAAGTGAGGGTGCAGAACGTAACGCAGCACACCGACAATGGACAATGGAAAGCCTTGGACCAAGGAGGCGCTACGAAGACCGGCGCAACCTATGATGGGAGTACGAATGCACCCAATATGGGATTGGGATACATTCCGACGCCTCCCGGTTTCCCTTGGACTTTCTCTCCGACTGTGACTACGTTCTCCTGGGACATCAAGGGTAATCTGGTTGATAAAAGTCATTGGCAGCTTCCTCCAGATGGTCAACAATTCGTGCCGAACAAGTTCGATGCCGAGTTTTTGGAATTTCATCTGGGACAAGAAGATTCGGCGACAGTCGCTGCATTGCCAATAGAACTTACCGATGCGCAGCATGACGCAGTCCAAATCGTTGGAGTGCCCGAGTCGGCGCCTTATTGATCACAGTGAGAGTGTCCGGGTTTTATTGTGTTTCCGTATCGATTGGAGAAGCAATGAAGTCGTTTTTATTCATGGGGCTTGCCATGGCTTCATCCGTTTGCATGAGCCAGACAACAATACCTGAAATGGGAAAGGTATTGGATGAGAAGCCAAGTTCTGGCGAAAGTGCCCCTGCTCGAACTTCGCCGAAAACCGGGTATGAAAATGCGCCACCCTCGCTGCTGGACGATCAATTTTTTTGGGATCAATTCAAGCATCGAAGTACTCTGACCTGGGCTTGCAGGGGCTCGAAAAGCGGGAAAGTCGTGGCCAATTCGTATTGCGCTGCGCAACCGATGGAAGATTCCAGATGGCCGGATAAAAAGACGCCTGAAGATTACACGGGCGTCCTTACTGATTAGGCGCCGCTGACACAACCATCGATGAAGCGTGAGGCTTGCAACCTTAGGTTGCAAGCCTTTTTGTTTTGGCGCTGTTCGCGCCAAGTAGTGGAACGTCTGATCTCCTGTTGAGATATCTCATGCGGAGTGGAGGCCGGCAATGGGGACGAGGGATTTCCAGGCGGTGTTACAGGCGCTGCGCCAGCGCCTTTGCCCATCACTTTGCCCATCATTCAGCCGTTGAACGATGGCGTGCCGCCCATCTGCAGCGCGTAATTCAAAGCGACGCCGGTCAGGTTGAAATCGGCCTGGTCGGACCATTGCAGCGGGTCGGTGGCATTGAACAGCAGCAGGTCGATCGGTGGGGCCGCATCGGTATTGGCGGCCGCGATGATGTCGGGCACCATCGAACCGACGCCGGCGAGGATGCCCATCACGATGGCGGCCGCGGCAAAGCCGGCGCCGCCGGTGGCGACGCCGATCGCGACCGTGATCAGGGCGGCGATGACGCCTTCCAGGATCTTGGTGATTTCGACGCCCTCGCTTTCCGTGGTCCAGTGCTCCGCAGGAACGGCATTGCGTTCGACGTAATAGATGGTCTGTTTGCCCGAGGCCAGCTGGTGCAGGCACA
Coding sequences:
- a CDS encoding isovaleryl-CoA dehydrogenase; protein product: MNQFDTHEIFNQVTPFADVNLFTCDPALGEAVVREGAGAALPSLQALGARLGRAATLDLARQANRNEPVLHNFDRAGRRIDEVEFHPAWHALMALLIGEGAHASPWEEAGPGAQVARAARYLLFGQVENGSQCPVTMTYASVPALRQSPRLAARWLPKILSREYDPRPLPLDAKRGALIGMGMTEKQGGSDVRSNTTRALPVPPGEARALFGEDGEDVYRLVGHKWFFSAPQSDAHLVLAQTDDGGSAGLSCFLVPRFLPDGGRNGVRVQRLKDKVGNRSNASSEVEFTNAYGWLLGQPGRGIPTILEMGSHTRLDCVLGSAGTMRAALTHALHHARRRQAFGKPLAQQPLMRNVLADLALESEAATAFALRLARCFDHPDDPAEAALARLLTPAGKYWICKRGPAFGAEAMEVLGGSGYVEDGPLGRLYRELPVNSIWEGSGNVMCLDLLRALAKSPAAGAALAAELAAAGDANADYVAFVAALKVALAQAPASTDGEFGARVLAERIVLAVQASLLLRHAPAYVSSAFVASRLAREPGGAFGRLPAGTDCAAILARALLEPDAAP
- the upp gene encoding uracil phosphoribosyltransferase, which gives rise to MKQDPRFPNLFITDHPLIQHKLSHMRDKATSTRTFRELLKEITLLMGYEITRDLPLTTREIETPLMTIDAPVIAGKKLAVVPILRAGIGMSDGLLNLVPSARVGHIGVFRDPDTHQPVEYLVRLPDLVDRIFILCDPMVATGNSAVHAVDVLKNRGVSDDQIIFLALVAAPEGIEVFQKSHPNVKIYCASLDSHLNEHAYIVPGLGDAGDRIFGTK
- a CDS encoding Hpt domain-containing protein, with translation MATPADPAFRQHLQALADKYRASIPQRLAAIGAALDAAGPMPAVAQLAPLHEALHTVAGSAGSFGFHALGDEARRLEQLLRETMAGTAAFADVAPQVRRYLDWANDDPTGATISAHD
- a CDS encoding cold-shock protein, whose protein sequence is MATGIVKWFNDSKGFGFITPDEGGEDLFAHFSAIQTTGFKSLQENQRVSFEVTAGPKGKQASNIQPL
- a CDS encoding LysR family transcriptional regulator gives rise to the protein MGQFRQISTFVEVVARGSLSAAARAEGIAPAVIGRRLDALEQRLGVKLLQRTTRKLALTDEGTAFLEDCQRILAELESAEAAVSERSARATGHLLVSAPAGFGRQHVAPLVPSFLAEHRDVTVTLNLNDRVVDLIGEGVDVAIRIASLSDSNLVSVKLADNHRVVVATPAYLKRHGAPQTLDDLAKHNCMAISSEGSQRGWTFRDGGKTVTLKVTGNMSCNDGAVLHDWVLAGKGLAWRSMWEVGADIEAGRLQTVLDGYSAPGNDIYAVFAQRRHLPLRIRTFVDFLRRSYAQPGYWGRG
- the aceB gene encoding malate synthase A → MSSISLPAGMEITGEIAPGYERVLTPEALALVAKLSREFEPRRQQLLAARVERARRLDAGERPDFLAETAHIRAGDWKIAPIPKALECRRVEITGPVERKMVINALNSGADSYMTDFEDSNTPNWRNQIDGQINMMDAVRKTITLEQNGKSYKLNDKTATLVVRPRGWHLDEKHVLVDGKRVSGGIFDFALFMFHNAKEQLARGAGPYFYLPKMESHLEARLWNDIFVMTQNELGLPQGTIKATVLIETILAAFEMDEILYELREHSSGLNAGRWDYIFSCIKKFKVDQEFCLAERPKVTMTAPFMRAYALLLLKTCHKRGAPAIGGMSALIPIKNDPEKNEVAMGGVRNDKARDATDGYDGGWVAHPGLVDLAMTEFKKVLGDAPNQIGKQRPDVEVTAADLLNFQPEAPITEAGLRYNINVGIHYLGSWLGGNGCVPIHNLMEDAATAEISRSQVWQWIRSSKGVLEDGRKVTAEMVRAMIAEELPKVQGAAPDGSSPNYARAAAIFEEMSTSEQFAEFLTLPLYEEI
- a CDS encoding 2-hydroxychromene-2-carboxylate isomerase produces the protein METVHFYFDPISPFVWLATKQLARIEATGVHVAIEPVLLAGMLKAHGIKGPAEVPAKRELTFRDVMRLADAQGLEFRGPPGHPFNPLLALRMLSCVPSATSRKRFAFALAQAAWEKGLDISDAAVLRQVAKDCDLNGEALQVAAATPDVKQQLIAATEAAIGRGVFGVPTFAYQNELFWGTDRIDALLRRIGGHRIDEARLKEFLARPALAQRNV
- the gloB gene encoding hydroxyacylglutathione hydrolase, yielding MTTPLHVLAVPAFNDNYLWLIHDGRHAAIVDPGDAGPVLAALERQGLSLHAILLTHHHADHIGGVPQLLQHYAVPVFGPAGDGIAAVTDPLVEGDTVQVPGLALALTVLDVPGHTKGHIAYVHEGATPMVFCGDTLFAGGCGRIFEGTPEQMAASLDKLAALPPGTQVYCAHEYTLANLRFAAAVEPDNAALCERIDVDTAKRERGEPTVPSTIGLERATNPFLRYRERAIARTLTQAGKVTLDASPLAVFTALRQWKNTF
- a CDS encoding class I SAM-dependent methyltransferase, whose product is MDSATSEKSIIALDSWLQTPAGAYVRAWEQRLLDELTADIFGFNALQIGTPQIDALAASRMPHKWLAETRTQGGLAPEGRAVALTFDSAELPFASQSLDLVVLPHVLEFAAEPHQVLREVERVLIPEGQLIICGFNPASLWGLRQVTARVTGAHYLPEAGEFISMPRIKDWLKLLNMGVSHSHFGCYAPACRTEPWLARYAFMDRAGTRWWPYFGAVYLVQAIKRVKGMRLIGPAWSKKSAKAPVAVPAANKHRQADEQETIASQ
- the rnhA gene encoding ribonuclease HI codes for the protein MDKVEIFTDGACKGNPGTGGWGALMVAGAAEKELFGGELNTTNNRMELKAVIESLNALKRPCEVVLHTDSQYVQKGISEWIHGWKARGWRTSTKEPVKNADLWQALDTAQAVHKVDWRWVRGHNGHPGNERADMLANRGVETVRRK
- the dnaQ gene encoding DNA polymerase III subunit epsilon translates to MRQIVLDTETTGINPKLGNRVIEIGCVELVNRKLTGNNFHRYINPERDSEEGALAVHGLTTEFLSDKPRFHEIVEELREYIRGAEVIIHNAPFDLGFLNHEFRMLNLPPFDEHIGGVIDTLVQAKELRPGKRNSLDALCDFYGISNAHRKLHGALLDAELLADVYLSMTRGQNSLGMDIEEETSGGTIQLEQVALAEILVVRASSEEAAAHEELLNGLDKAIKGTCIWRTPVA